In the Paludisphaera rhizosphaerae genome, one interval contains:
- a CDS encoding oligosaccharide flippase family protein, with translation MASPTLSKPRPRPSTPLKTARRGRSNETADASCPRARGRRIASNVAYLSLAELFCRASSVFVTLALMKRLGGSGYGRVEFAFSIVFWLVLLVRDSSDVMVARELSRHPRLIKPLVDHVLAFKSLLALTLFSALWLGGWLTLKDPADVSILTLYGLLLFTTAIGLDFVYRGTERMGLLAVSLCLRTMFYGAGVLAFVGDATRITWVPMFLAVGEAGGIGLIWLSYLRRYRMPRPRFSLRFITILLHRGKTVCAIQLSQALIIAADVLVVGMTSDWGDVGRYGAQYRIVTVFLTFGLIVQHATFPTLSRLWRHHPDAGRVALDSLVEALLTFMIPLAVGVTILAEPLVGLLGSSDYDGAGLLLAVGIWRAPLLTIAFCYQTTLIALNRESVGVGSLVAAAIGIGPLVYLMRSQFGLVGATAAVLLIGLTLVIAGYQSLAREGRQPAWHHHLGRPLLASAAMVPVSLSLVRWNVGAAVVGGALTYLIMLVATGGLARTRSWRAAFHPHDAVVTTVSADDPPL, from the coding sequence ATGGCGAGCCCGACACTCAGCAAGCCAAGACCGCGACCGTCGACGCCCCTGAAAACGGCTCGGCGGGGACGCTCGAACGAGACCGCGGACGCGTCATGTCCACGCGCCCGGGGACGTCGGATCGCTTCTAATGTCGCCTACCTGAGTCTTGCCGAGCTTTTCTGTCGGGCCTCGTCGGTTTTCGTGACGCTGGCCTTGATGAAAAGGTTGGGCGGCAGCGGTTACGGACGGGTCGAATTCGCCTTCAGCATCGTCTTCTGGCTCGTGCTCCTCGTTCGAGACAGCAGCGACGTCATGGTGGCGAGGGAGCTTTCTCGCCATCCCCGCCTCATCAAGCCGCTCGTCGACCACGTCCTGGCGTTCAAGTCGCTCCTGGCTCTGACGCTCTTCTCCGCCCTGTGGCTCGGCGGCTGGCTGACGCTGAAGGATCCCGCCGACGTCTCCATCCTGACGCTCTACGGGCTGCTCCTCTTCACCACCGCAATCGGGCTCGACTTCGTCTATCGAGGGACGGAGCGGATGGGGTTGCTGGCGGTTTCGCTGTGTCTTCGGACGATGTTCTACGGGGCGGGCGTGCTGGCGTTCGTCGGTGACGCGACGCGGATCACGTGGGTGCCGATGTTTCTTGCAGTCGGCGAGGCTGGCGGCATCGGGCTGATCTGGTTGAGCTACCTGCGTCGATATCGCATGCCTCGCCCGCGATTCAGCCTGCGATTCATCACGATTCTCCTCCATCGCGGCAAAACCGTCTGTGCGATCCAGCTCTCCCAGGCGCTCATCATCGCCGCGGACGTGCTGGTCGTTGGGATGACGAGCGACTGGGGAGACGTCGGGCGTTATGGGGCCCAGTACCGAATCGTCACGGTGTTCCTGACGTTCGGCCTGATCGTTCAGCACGCGACGTTCCCGACGCTCTCGCGCCTCTGGCGACACCACCCGGACGCCGGACGCGTGGCTCTCGACTCACTCGTCGAGGCCCTGCTGACGTTCATGATCCCGCTGGCCGTGGGCGTCACGATCCTCGCGGAGCCGCTCGTCGGCCTGCTGGGCTCATCCGACTATGATGGTGCGGGGTTGCTGCTGGCCGTCGGCATCTGGCGGGCGCCGCTGCTGACAATCGCGTTCTGCTATCAGACGACTCTCATCGCCCTGAACCGTGAGAGTGTGGGGGTCGGTTCGCTGGTTGCGGCGGCGATTGGGATCGGGCCGCTGGTCTACCTCATGAGAAGCCAGTTTGGGCTCGTCGGAGCGACGGCGGCCGTGCTGCTGATCGGCCTGACTCTCGTGATCGCGGGCTATCAGAGCCTCGCTCGCGAGGGCAGACAGCCAGCCTGGCATCACCACCTGGGGAGACCGCTGCTGGCCTCCGCTGCGATGGTTCCCGTCTCGCTGTCGCTGGTCCGCTGGAACGTCGGTGCGGCGGTTGTCGGCGGAGCACTCACGTATCTAATCATGCTCGTCGCCACCGGCGGCCTGGCGCGGACCCGAAGCTGGCGAGCCGCGTTTCATCCCCATGACGCCGTAGTGACAACGGTTTCGGCCGACGACCCTCCCCTCTGA
- a CDS encoding glycosyltransferase family 4 protein, whose product MKFCMITTFFGPHSFGGDAAYVDRLCQALCRRGHAVHVFYCVDAFNAVRGEHPLRAYTPTPGLHLHPLESGYGTLSPLATQATGRPFFKSSALREVLDADDLDVIHFHNISLVGGPGVLGLGANKSAVRIMTAHEHWLICPMHLLWKYDRKACDSASCLRCSIAGKRPPQAWRYTGAIPRAMSNLDALLFPSAHALQEHRSRGADRWAPLVHLPYFLPDDWSGGIEDEEPSPTERPYLAAAGRLVAMKGFQRLIPLMKHLPEADLRIAGTGPFEAKLKKLAEGLPNVRFEGLLGGRGLASLFRGARAVVVPSLFPETFGYVVLEAFATATPVIVHEGGGAIRETGVESGGGLGYRTDSELLTAMRRMVHDEDLRAETASRGFSQRIGPWSETEHVHRYFELIAELRESRRAGVRTRTDGAHSHVAVGDLKRSVSSRFESADQEAL is encoded by the coding sequence TTGAAATTCTGCATGATTACCACCTTCTTCGGGCCCCACAGTTTCGGCGGGGACGCCGCTTACGTCGATCGGCTCTGCCAGGCTCTTTGCCGTCGCGGTCACGCAGTCCACGTCTTCTACTGCGTCGACGCCTTCAACGCCGTCCGCGGCGAGCATCCGCTCCGCGCGTACACTCCGACTCCCGGCCTTCACCTGCACCCGCTCGAGAGCGGCTACGGCACGCTCTCACCGCTCGCGACGCAGGCGACCGGACGGCCGTTCTTCAAGTCTTCGGCGCTCCGGGAAGTGCTCGACGCCGACGACCTCGACGTCATCCACTTCCACAACATTTCGCTTGTCGGCGGCCCCGGCGTTCTCGGCCTCGGAGCCAACAAGTCGGCCGTGCGGATCATGACAGCGCATGAGCACTGGCTGATCTGCCCGATGCACCTGCTCTGGAAGTACGACCGCAAGGCCTGCGACTCTGCTTCCTGCCTGAGATGCTCGATCGCCGGCAAGCGGCCTCCCCAGGCCTGGCGCTACACGGGGGCGATCCCTCGGGCGATGAGCAACCTCGACGCCCTGCTCTTTCCAAGCGCTCACGCGCTCCAGGAACACCGAAGCCGCGGCGCCGATCGTTGGGCGCCGCTCGTCCACCTCCCCTACTTTCTCCCCGATGACTGGTCCGGTGGGATCGAGGACGAGGAGCCGTCGCCGACGGAGCGGCCTTACCTCGCCGCTGCCGGCCGGCTCGTCGCGATGAAGGGCTTTCAGCGACTCATCCCGTTGATGAAGCATCTCCCCGAGGCCGACCTTCGGATCGCCGGCACGGGCCCTTTTGAGGCCAAGCTCAAGAAGCTGGCCGAGGGGCTGCCCAACGTTCGGTTCGAAGGGCTCCTCGGCGGCCGCGGGCTCGCGAGTCTCTTTCGAGGAGCACGGGCCGTCGTGGTGCCGTCGCTGTTCCCGGAGACGTTCGGATACGTCGTTCTGGAGGCCTTCGCGACCGCCACGCCCGTGATCGTACACGAAGGCGGCGGGGCCATCCGTGAGACCGGCGTGGAAAGCGGCGGCGGACTCGGATATCGCACCGACTCCGAGCTCCTCACCGCGATGCGCAGGATGGTCCATGACGAGGACCTCCGAGCGGAAACGGCCTCGCGCGGCTTCTCACAGCGGATCGGTCCTTGGTCGGAGACCGAGCACGTTCACCGCTACTTCGAGCTGATCGCCGAGCTGCGGGAAAGCCGCCGCGCCGGGGTTCGGACTCGAACGGATGGGGCTCACAGCCACGTCGCGGTGGGCGATCTCAAGCGTAGCGTCTCCAGCCGATTCGAGAGCGCCGATCAAGAGGCACTCTAA
- a CDS encoding protein-tyrosine phosphatase family protein, producing MTEPIEHSDRRGMWPWIFLLLATLPAVWSILVYEHDVDPEFPRVERQTYNTYPPAAYRLAEAGDTIDCVAVYISSAALVLSAWGCARDPRNRLRYAALALSLTAFWHASTPGPLLDGWYGLGWRTIFDDRAPSIQRVTLGLSALALVVIVGLAARPWEFRSLIALAKSRNVLALMAVAAVLIVLRQTPWIDREPFGYWPRWVYVWGVLAWALAMLRLAPEAPVRRRGAFVAVALIAVSLGLDVLGRGLFWYQRPIGRLKEIIPGRLYLSAMPTYAGLKLAQPRYQFKTIINLFPEFTSQGSPHWPDEQAFARENGIACYTQPPEDPTGIDSIPRTLALADDPANWPVLVHCHASMDRSPAWVGMYRFASMGWPLAEAVKEIERHRGSRPKSSVTLLYNRMLPRLAADRWAQDPTARLFRKNAEGTPDPLEQMLARSRRDSTQR from the coding sequence TTGACCGAGCCAATCGAGCATTCCGACCGGCGGGGCATGTGGCCCTGGATCTTCCTGCTTCTGGCCACTCTCCCGGCGGTTTGGTCCATTCTCGTCTATGAGCACGACGTGGATCCGGAATTCCCACGGGTCGAACGACAGACCTACAACACATACCCGCCGGCGGCGTATCGACTCGCTGAGGCTGGCGACACGATCGATTGCGTGGCCGTTTACATCTCCTCCGCAGCCCTGGTGCTGTCGGCCTGGGGGTGTGCTCGCGATCCTCGCAACCGCCTACGATATGCGGCGCTGGCTCTCTCTCTGACGGCATTCTGGCACGCCTCAACTCCAGGCCCGTTGCTCGACGGCTGGTATGGATTGGGCTGGCGGACGATCTTCGACGACAGAGCGCCTTCAATTCAGCGCGTAACGTTGGGGCTCTCCGCGCTTGCTTTGGTCGTGATCGTGGGTCTGGCCGCGCGCCCCTGGGAATTTCGTTCTCTCATCGCCCTGGCGAAGAGCCGTAACGTCCTCGCTCTGATGGCCGTCGCTGCGGTGCTGATCGTGCTCCGTCAGACGCCCTGGATCGATCGTGAGCCCTTCGGGTACTGGCCCAGATGGGTTTACGTGTGGGGAGTGCTCGCCTGGGCGCTGGCGATGCTGCGACTCGCACCCGAGGCCCCGGTGAGACGCCGAGGCGCGTTCGTCGCGGTCGCGCTGATCGCCGTTTCGCTCGGACTGGACGTGCTGGGGCGGGGGCTCTTCTGGTATCAGCGTCCCATCGGTAGGCTCAAGGAGATCATCCCGGGTCGACTCTACCTTAGCGCGATGCCGACCTACGCTGGGTTGAAGCTGGCCCAGCCCCGTTACCAGTTCAAGACGATCATCAACCTCTTCCCTGAGTTCACCAGTCAGGGCAGCCCGCATTGGCCCGACGAACAGGCGTTCGCCCGCGAGAACGGGATCGCCTGTTATACGCAGCCTCCCGAGGATCCGACGGGCATCGACAGCATTCCCAGGACCCTGGCGCTGGCCGACGATCCCGCCAACTGGCCCGTCCTGGTGCATTGCCACGCCAGTATGGACCGATCACCGGCCTGGGTCGGTATGTATCGGTTCGCCAGCATGGGATGGCCGCTCGCCGAGGCCGTCAAAGAGATCGAGCGTCATCGAGGCTCTCGCCCGAAATCATCGGTGACCCTGCTCTACAACCGCATGCTCCCTCGGCTCGCGGCTGATCGATGGGCGCAAGATCCCACGGCAAGGCTGTTCCGCAAGAACGCCGAAGGGACGCCCGATCCCCTGGAACAAATGCTCGCTCGCTCCCGCCGGGATTCAACTCAGCGCTGA
- a CDS encoding DUF1559 domain-containing protein: MKGRSRTGFTLIEVLVVVFIIAVLLALLLPAIQSARAGARRLQCTSNLKQLGLAIHNYEQSWGVLPPPILLLAAGSKNTPVTKGWSAHSRLLPYMEAGALYNTLNYNASYEDAPNTTTAGVNVTIFMCPGDSNWGHVATSGLSAFSMFPSAAPSNYAACTGDWYVWGGLGMSPNRSAFTPNQSRRLSEFQDGTSSTLLMSEVLTQQFQLTECGSGLAALSPADVPGTDVPAPQRAIVRGESTCTPWVFGHSFWVAGGVDQTGFTTAEPPNYKLTSQLSPGQELDMISTREWLGGPTYGAVVARSRHNGGVNSLMGDGSVRFIKETINSGVWRAIGTIGSGEVVDASGF; encoded by the coding sequence ATGAAGGGTCGGAGTCGAACAGGTTTTACACTGATCGAGGTTCTGGTGGTGGTGTTCATCATCGCCGTCCTCCTCGCGCTTCTCCTGCCGGCTATTCAGTCGGCGAGGGCGGGCGCACGCCGTCTTCAGTGCACCAGTAATCTGAAACAGCTTGGACTCGCCATTCACAATTACGAACAGAGTTGGGGTGTTCTCCCTCCCCCGATCCTCCTGTTGGCGGCAGGCTCGAAAAACACCCCCGTCACCAAGGGGTGGAGCGCCCACTCACGGCTGCTCCCTTACATGGAAGCCGGGGCCCTCTACAACACCCTGAACTACAACGCCAGTTATGAAGATGCTCCCAACACGACGACGGCCGGAGTGAACGTCACGATCTTCATGTGCCCTGGCGATTCCAACTGGGGTCATGTCGCCACGTCGGGGCTGTCTGCGTTCTCAATGTTTCCGAGCGCAGCGCCATCCAACTACGCGGCCTGCACGGGCGACTGGTATGTCTGGGGAGGTCTGGGGATGAGCCCGAACCGGTCGGCGTTCACTCCCAACCAGAGTCGTCGTCTCTCGGAGTTTCAAGACGGTACGAGCAGCACGCTTCTGATGAGCGAAGTGTTGACTCAGCAGTTTCAGTTGACGGAGTGCGGCAGTGGGTTGGCTGCGCTGAGCCCGGCGGACGTGCCAGGAACCGACGTGCCAGCCCCCCAACGGGCGATCGTCAGGGGTGAGAGCACCTGCACGCCATGGGTGTTCGGTCATTCGTTCTGGGTGGCAGGGGGAGTCGACCAAACGGGTTTCACCACAGCGGAGCCGCCGAACTACAAGCTGACCTCGCAGCTGTCGCCAGGACAGGAACTCGACATGATCAGCACGCGAGAGTGGCTGGGAGGGCCGACCTATGGGGCGGTCGTCGCCCGAAGTCGGCATAACGGCGGAGTGAACTCACTGATGGGCGATGGCTCCGTGAGATTCATCAAGGAGACGATCAATTCCGGAGTGTGGCGGGCGATAGGGACGATCGGAAGCGGCGAGGTTGTCGACGCCTCTGGGTTCTGA
- a CDS encoding lipoyl(octanoyl) transferase LipB codes for MKPPLEIYLLGAVDFAEVQQLQRRLVYEHGERGGATLLLCEHPPTLSVGRSGSRAHVAVDDGALAAMGIRTHWVNRGGGCVLHLPGQLVGYFIFPLDPMASPAMAHVQRLQRILLNVLEEFELKGGVHHDLGGVYLGSSRVASIGVAVSRGIAYHGFTLNVGPFLDLFDALVEPGPGGLLLRQTSMESRRQRPAPMPKVREAIARHVESVFELDRHHVYTHHPRLRRKVLTHAYAPSPG; via the coding sequence GTGAAACCGCCGCTGGAAATCTATCTGCTCGGCGCGGTGGACTTCGCCGAGGTCCAGCAACTTCAACGACGGCTGGTCTATGAGCACGGTGAACGCGGCGGCGCAACTCTCTTGCTCTGTGAACACCCCCCCACGCTGAGTGTGGGACGCTCCGGCAGTCGCGCGCATGTCGCCGTCGACGACGGCGCTCTCGCTGCCATGGGGATTCGAACGCACTGGGTCAATCGAGGAGGGGGTTGCGTCCTTCATCTTCCGGGTCAACTCGTCGGTTACTTCATTTTTCCCCTCGACCCAATGGCTTCGCCGGCGATGGCGCACGTCCAACGACTCCAGCGAATTCTCCTCAACGTTCTTGAAGAGTTCGAGTTGAAGGGCGGCGTGCATCACGATCTCGGCGGCGTTTACCTGGGCTCGTCGCGGGTGGCGTCGATCGGGGTGGCGGTTAGTCGAGGGATCGCCTATCATGGATTTACGCTCAACGTCGGTCCGTTCCTCGACCTGTTCGACGCACTCGTCGAGCCCGGTCCCGGCGGTTTGCTCCTAAGGCAGACCTCGATGGAATCCCGCCGTCAGCGGCCCGCGCCGATGCCGAAGGTGAGGGAGGCGATCGCACGCCACGTTGAGTCGGTGTTTGAGCTGGATCGGCATCACGTTTATACGCATCATCCGCGATTAAGGCGGAAGGTCCTGACCCATGCTTACGCTCCCAGTCCTGGATGA
- a CDS encoding phosphoribosyl-ATP diphosphatase has translation MAEASVMASLMKVIEERKAQTSTKPSYVAKLMNGGVAAIGAKIIEEAAEVVEAGDEPGDAGREHLVKEVADLVFHAAVMLGYRDLDWSDVEAELHRRFGVSGLEEKASRKPKA, from the coding sequence ATGGCGGAAGCATCGGTGATGGCCTCGTTGATGAAGGTGATCGAAGAGCGTAAGGCTCAGACGTCCACCAAACCGTCCTACGTGGCGAAGCTGATGAACGGCGGCGTTGCGGCGATTGGCGCCAAGATCATCGAAGAGGCCGCTGAGGTCGTCGAAGCGGGCGACGAGCCCGGCGACGCCGGTCGCGAACACCTCGTCAAGGAAGTCGCCGACCTCGTGTTCCATGCCGCGGTGATGCTCGGCTATCGCGATCTCGACTGGTCCGACGTTGAGGCTGAACTTCACCGTCGATTCGGCGTCAGCGGCCTCGAAGAGAAGGCCTCGCGGAAACCCAAGGCCTGA
- the lipA gene encoding lipoyl synthase, with product MLTLPVLDERPDEREPSSCGSSAPQVVEIGRKPRRLPEWLKRPIPSGGGMYFAQKLVSELGLETICESGKCPNRSECWSRRTATFMILGETCTRPCGFCAVKRGRPEAVAEDEPERVAEACARMGLRHVVITSVTRDDLPDGGADHFRRCILAVRERTGATIEVLTPDFNGREDQVAIVLEARPEVFNHNMETVARLQQYVRRKSQYEVSLRVLEVAKKISPETRTKSGLMLGLGETTGELMDTLADLRSIDCNLLTLGQYLQPSPRHLPPERYLPPAEFDELGRLARQMGFDEVASGPFVRSSYHADEMARV from the coding sequence ATGCTTACGCTCCCAGTCCTGGATGAACGTCCGGACGAACGGGAACCCTCCTCATGCGGCTCCTCCGCTCCTCAGGTCGTCGAGATCGGCCGGAAGCCGAGGCGACTTCCTGAGTGGCTCAAGCGACCGATCCCTTCCGGCGGAGGGATGTACTTCGCGCAGAAGTTGGTCTCGGAGCTGGGGCTGGAAACGATCTGCGAGTCAGGCAAGTGTCCGAACCGCTCCGAATGTTGGAGCCGACGGACCGCCACCTTCATGATCCTGGGCGAGACCTGCACCCGCCCTTGCGGCTTCTGCGCCGTGAAGCGAGGCCGGCCGGAGGCGGTGGCCGAGGATGAGCCGGAGCGCGTCGCCGAAGCCTGCGCCCGCATGGGCCTCCGCCACGTCGTCATCACGTCGGTCACGAGGGACGACCTGCCCGACGGCGGCGCCGATCACTTCCGCCGCTGCATCCTCGCCGTCCGCGAACGGACCGGCGCGACGATCGAGGTCCTCACGCCCGATTTCAACGGACGGGAAGACCAGGTCGCCATCGTGCTCGAGGCTCGGCCCGAGGTCTTCAACCACAACATGGAGACGGTCGCCCGCCTACAGCAGTACGTCCGTCGCAAGAGCCAGTACGAGGTGAGCCTTCGCGTCCTGGAGGTCGCCAAGAAGATCAGCCCGGAGACCCGCACCAAGAGCGGCTTGATGCTCGGTCTGGGCGAAACGACCGGCGAATTGATGGACACTCTGGCCGACCTTCGGTCGATCGACTGCAACCTGCTGACGCTCGGTCAGTACTTGCAGCCCTCGCCGAGGCACCTGCCTCCTGAGCGTTACCTGCCGCCGGCCGAGTTCGACGAACTCGGCCGTCTGGCTCGTCAGATGGGCTTCGACGAGGTCGCTAGCGGCCCCTTCGTTCGCTCCAGCTACCATGCCGATGAGATGGCCCGGGTCTGA
- a CDS encoding protein kinase family protein — translation MSRTKPGRIDRNEPSRPRPRWLRALGNDAPPDTLEVGGEPHRLVELFKHDSWAATALYEGPAGQRRVVKLHRKSSAFGVPLFWVGLGTARRESRILRKLAGIPGIPPQAGPVVQNGVLQRNGVAREYFEGHPLGDRETVGDDFFPTLRSLLQTMHDRRIVYVDLHKRENVLVDAQGRPCLFDFQISVDWPRWLPLKPIFSILMGSDVYHLNKHWARCRPDQCGFGETLIAARRPWWIKAHRFIARPVRELRRRLLVRLGVRTGRGRVESEQFAEHALRDTTASERRAA, via the coding sequence ATGTCAAGGACGAAACCCGGACGGATTGATCGCAACGAGCCGAGTCGTCCCAGACCCCGTTGGCTGCGGGCTCTCGGAAACGACGCTCCCCCCGACACGCTGGAGGTCGGCGGCGAGCCCCATCGGCTCGTCGAGCTTTTCAAGCACGACTCCTGGGCAGCGACGGCCCTCTACGAGGGGCCTGCCGGTCAACGGAGAGTCGTCAAGCTTCATCGCAAGTCGTCCGCCTTCGGCGTGCCCCTCTTCTGGGTGGGGTTGGGAACGGCTCGTCGCGAGTCGCGCATCCTGCGCAAGCTGGCGGGCATTCCTGGAATTCCGCCGCAGGCGGGACCCGTCGTTCAGAACGGCGTTTTGCAGCGGAACGGCGTCGCGCGAGAGTACTTCGAGGGACACCCTCTCGGAGATCGTGAAACCGTGGGAGACGACTTCTTCCCAACGCTTCGCTCTCTCCTGCAGACCATGCACGATCGACGGATCGTCTACGTTGATCTCCACAAGCGCGAAAACGTCCTGGTGGACGCTCAGGGCCGCCCCTGCCTCTTCGACTTCCAGATCAGCGTCGACTGGCCGCGATGGCTGCCGCTCAAGCCGATCTTCTCCATTCTGATGGGAAGCGACGTCTACCACCTCAACAAGCACTGGGCTCGCTGCCGCCCGGATCAGTGCGGCTTCGGCGAGACGTTGATCGCCGCTCGCAGACCCTGGTGGATCAAGGCCCACCGATTCATCGCTCGACCCGTTCGCGAGTTGCGTCGGCGCTTGCTCGTTCGACTGGGGGTGCGAACCGGACGGGGACGCGTCGAATCCGAACAATTCGCCGAACATGCTCTGCGCGATACGACGGCTTCTGAACGACGAGCGGCTTGA
- a CDS encoding DHH family phosphoesterase, which produces MTGESDSDLDSETTDHPRRAKSDRLLAILEPYNRVVVVSHVNPDPDSLASMLAIRELVEKCQPGKPVVLTVDGMIARAENRAMVEMIPIPLVPVKTVALDRETAVVMVDTQPHTGRRSSESAVPQVVIDHHETGGDLEGVLFHDIRTHMGASSTIVAGYLLEQKVVVSPQLATALLYGIESETTGYPREACSLDDGALVWLFPRADKELLARIRNPRLPQSHFATFHRALSNAFLYRDLIFAWCGTITQPDIVAEVADFFVRFDQVNWVLSAGLFEDGLKLSLRATGLGGEAGEVLREVLEGMGNGGGHDKRAGGLVQLADASPRAVEGVLTEIRRRLLARLDIDEHQGRRLLDDDSRIPPP; this is translated from the coding sequence ATGACCGGCGAGAGCGATTCAGACCTCGACTCCGAAACGACGGATCACCCGCGCAGGGCCAAGTCGGACCGACTGCTGGCGATCCTGGAGCCTTATAACCGGGTGGTCGTCGTCTCCCACGTCAATCCGGATCCTGACTCCCTCGCGAGTATGCTGGCGATCCGGGAACTCGTTGAAAAGTGCCAGCCGGGGAAACCCGTCGTCCTCACCGTGGACGGAATGATCGCCCGGGCGGAGAACCGGGCCATGGTGGAGATGATCCCCATCCCCCTGGTGCCCGTCAAAACGGTCGCGCTGGATCGTGAGACGGCGGTCGTGATGGTAGACACTCAGCCTCACACCGGTCGGCGGTCGAGCGAGAGCGCGGTCCCGCAAGTGGTCATCGATCACCACGAAACCGGCGGGGATCTGGAAGGGGTGCTCTTCCATGACATCCGGACGCACATGGGGGCGTCCAGCACCATCGTGGCAGGCTACCTGCTCGAGCAGAAGGTAGTCGTCTCGCCGCAGTTGGCGACCGCCCTGCTCTATGGCATCGAGTCCGAGACGACCGGGTATCCTCGAGAAGCGTGCTCGCTCGACGACGGCGCTCTGGTCTGGCTCTTTCCAAGAGCCGATAAGGAACTGCTGGCGCGGATTCGGAACCCCAGGCTGCCGCAGAGCCACTTCGCGACGTTCCACCGAGCCCTTTCCAACGCATTCCTCTACCGCGATCTGATTTTCGCCTGGTGCGGGACGATCACCCAACCGGACATCGTCGCTGAGGTCGCCGACTTCTTTGTTCGCTTCGATCAGGTAAACTGGGTCCTCTCCGCCGGCCTGTTCGAGGACGGCTTGAAACTGTCGCTTCGCGCGACGGGTCTTGGCGGCGAGGCCGGCGAAGTGCTCCGGGAAGTACTCGAGGGAATGGGGAACGGCGGGGGCCACGACAAGCGAGCCGGAGGGCTCGTTCAGCTGGCCGACGCTTCACCCCGGGCTGTGGAGGGAGTACTTACCGAAATCCGCCGACGGCTGCTTGCCCGACTGGATATCGACGAACACCAGGGACGGAGATTGCTGGATGACGACAGCCGGATTCCCCCTCCCTGA